In a genomic window of Vigna angularis cultivar LongXiaoDou No.4 chromosome 6, ASM1680809v1, whole genome shotgun sequence:
- the LOC108341557 gene encoding benzyl alcohol O-benzoyltransferase, whose protein sequence is MDSSSSCPPFTMHKCKPELVTPSIPTPDETKLLSEIDDQNYLRLHYSIIQIYQNESSMANKDPVRVIRQALAQALVFYYPFAGRLREGRGHKLMVDCTGEGVMFIEADADVTLDQFGDNLQPPFIHSKAFMCDVAESEDIKNLPLLLIQVTRLKCGGFVVSTGWNHVMADGAGLSQFMQAWAEMARGIKTPSISPLWRRELLMARDPPRITCNHREYDQIHDDNLNSPDLVHRSFFFGPAQMAALRGLLPRQLRQCTAFDLITACFWRCRTRAMQIDADEDVRMMCIVNARNRFRPPLPVGYYGNAFAYPAAMTTAGKLCANPYAYAVELIHKVKGEVTEEYMHSVADLMVLKGRCMPTTVRSCLVSDLTRARFRDVDFGWGKALSGAPAKGSTGPFYGGTHIVSYKNSKGVDGLVLPVWMPAEAMSMFVKDMEDMISGNQNQQNHPTKAASFIRSTM, encoded by the exons ATGGATTCATCATCTTCCTGTCCACCGTTTACTATGCATAAATGCAAACCTGAGCTAGTGACTCCTTCAATACCCACTCCCGACGAAACTAAACTATTATCTGAAATAGATGATCAAAACTACCTTCGTTTGCATTATTCAATAATACAAATCTATCAAAATGAATCATCAATGGCGAATAAAGACCCAGTAAGAGTGATTCGGCAGGCACTGGCACAAGCACTGGTTTTCTATTACCCATTTGCAGGTAGGCTTAGGGAGGGTCGTGGCCACAAATTAATGGTGGATTGCACCGGAGAGGGTGTCATGTTCATTGAGGCTGACGCTGACGTAACACTGGATCAGTTTGGTGACAATCTTCAACCTCCATTCATACACTCTAAGGCATTTATGTGTGACGTTGCAGAATCCgaagatattaaaaatttgCCTCTTCTACTCATCCAG GTGACAAGACTCAAGTGTGGTGGTTTCGTGGTGTCGACAGGGTGGAACCACGTGATGGCAGACGGAGCTGGTTTGTCACAGTTCATGCAAGCATGGGCTGAAATGGCTCGAGGTATAAAGACTCCTTCCATTTCACCTCTCTGGAGAAGGGAGCTTCTAATGGCAAGAGATCCACCTCGCATTACATGCAACCATCGTGAATACGACCAAATCCATGACGACAACCTCAATTCTCCCGACCTGGTTCATCGATCATTCTTCTTCGGACCTGCTCAGATGGCTGCCCTTCGTGGTTTGCTTCCCCGTCAGCTTCGACAGTGCACCGCATTCGATCTCATCACGGCATGCTTCTGGCGTTGTCGCACAAGAGCGATGCAAATAGACGCAGACGAGGATGTTCGCATGATGTGCATCGTGAACGCGCGTAACAGGTTCCGTCCTCCGTTGCCTGTTGGTTACTACGGCAACGCTTTTGCATACCCCGCCGCAATGACCACCGCGGGAAAGCTCTGCGCAAATCCGTACGCATATGCGGTGGAGTTGATTCACAAGGTGAAGGGTGAGGTGACAGAGGAGTATATGCATTCGGTGGCGGATCTAATGGTGCTTAAGGGACGGTGCATGCCGACAACGGTAAGGTCTTGTTTGGTGTCAGACCTGACTCGTGCTAGGTTTAGGGACGTTGATTTTGGATGGGGCAAGGCTTTGTCTGGTGCACCAGCCAAAGGTAGCACTGGACCCTTTTACGGAGGAACACACATTGTGTCGTATAAGAATTCGAAAGGAGTAGATGGGTTGGTGTTACCAGTTTGGATGCCCGCAGAAGCCATGTCCATGTTCGTGAAAGACATGGAAGATATGATTAGTGGCAACCAAAACCAGCAGAACCACCCTACAAAAGCTGCTTCTTTTATCAGGTCTACCATGTAG